One Danio rerio strain Tuebingen ecotype United States chromosome 22, GRCz12tu, whole genome shotgun sequence genomic window carries:
- the apobec2a gene encoding C->U-editing enzyme APOBEC-2a has protein sequence MADRKGSSGVSSRLSVRRKEKAENDAKKEEKSPTEAEKPEVNGKEVPMENGEAGAAAADGEKPEPIELPPFETITGDRMDPFFFKFQFKNVEYSSGRNKTFLCYLVDHGGEGLMRGYIEDEHAGGHAEEAFFQQILTNYDPACKYTITWYMSSSPCANCATKLAEILRSRKNIRLAIFSSRLFEWEEPEIQAGLKLLASVGCKLRMMKPLDFTYTWDTFVESDEQQFTPWEDCQENYEYYQDKLADILQ, from the exons ATGGCCGATAGAAAGGGCAGCAGCGGCGTCAGCTCTCGTCTGAGCGTCAGGAGGAAGGAAAAGGCAGAAAATGATGCCAAGAAAGAGGAGAAAAGCCCAACAGAAGCGGAGAAACCCGAAGTGAACGGGAAAGAAGTGCCGATGGAGAACGGAGAGGCCGGAGCTGCTGCTGCAGACGGAGAAAAACCAGAACCTATAGAGCTGCCGCCATTCGAGACCATCACAGG GGATCGCATGGACCCGTTTTTCTTCAAGTTCCAGTTCAAGAACGTGGAGTACTCGTCCGGCCGGAATAAAACCTTCCTGTGTTACCTGGTGGACCACGGCGGCGAAGGCCTGATGAGGGGCTACATTGAGGACGAGCACGCTGGCGGACACGCAGAGGAAGCCTTTTTCCAGCAGATCCTGACCAACTACGACCCGGCCTGCAAATACACCATCACCTGGTACATGTCCTCCAGTCCCTGCGCCAACTGCGCAACCAAGCTGGCGGAGATCCTGCGCTCCAGGAAGAACATCCGGCTGGCCATCTTTTCGTCGCGGCTGTTCGAGTGGGAGGAGCCTGAGATCCAGGCAGGGCTGAAGCTACTAGCGTCCGTCGGCTGCAAACTGCGCATGATGAAGCCGCTGGATTTCACCTACACCTGGGACACGTTCGTGGAGAGCGACGAACAGCAGTTCACACCCTGGGAGGACTGTCAGGAGAACTACGAGTACTACCAGGACAAACTGGCCGACATCCTGCAGTGA